Proteins from one Amycolatopsis benzoatilytica AK 16/65 genomic window:
- a CDS encoding VOC family protein: protein MRIDRLDHLVLTVADLAATVDFYTRVLGMTEVTFGAGRKALTFGTSKINLHEAGREFEPKAERPTPGSADLCLITADSLEQVVADLAAHGVAIEEGPVDRTGATGPIRSVYFRDPDRNLIEVSVYR from the coding sequence ATGCGGATCGACCGGCTCGACCACCTCGTCCTCACCGTCGCCGACCTGGCCGCGACGGTGGATTTCTACACCCGGGTGCTCGGCATGACCGAGGTGACGTTCGGCGCGGGCCGGAAGGCGCTGACGTTCGGGACGAGCAAGATCAACCTGCACGAAGCGGGCCGCGAGTTCGAACCCAAGGCGGAGCGGCCGACGCCGGGCAGCGCGGACTTGTGCCTGATCACGGCCGATTCGCTGGAGCAGGTGGTGGCGGACCTCGCCGCGCACGGCGTCGCGATCGAGGAAGGCCCGGTCGACCGCACCGGGGCGACCGGGCCGATCCGCAGCGTGTACTTCCGCGACCCCGACCGGAACCTGATCGAGGTCAGCGTCTACCGCTAG
- a CDS encoding DUF4233 domain-containing protein yields the protein MSETTPAKPPAKDPMKGFRGVLAGTLIMEAITVALALPVVAKLGGGLTSFTGWTVIALAVVLVVLCGMLKHVWAVPVILLLQLAIIATGIAQPAIAIIGIIFLAAFLWFLWLRRDVARRMAAGTLPSQQQPQP from the coding sequence ATGAGCGAGACCACTCCGGCGAAGCCGCCCGCCAAGGACCCGATGAAGGGGTTCCGCGGTGTGCTGGCCGGCACGCTGATCATGGAAGCGATCACGGTCGCGCTGGCGCTGCCGGTCGTCGCCAAGCTCGGCGGCGGCCTCACCAGTTTCACCGGCTGGACGGTGATCGCGCTGGCCGTGGTGCTGGTCGTGCTGTGCGGGATGCTCAAGCACGTCTGGGCGGTACCGGTCATCCTGCTGCTGCAGCTGGCGATCATCGCGACCGGGATCGCCCAGCCGGCGATCGCGATCATCGGCATCATCTTCCTGGCCGCGTTCCTGTGGTTCCTTTGGCTGCGCCGCGACGTCGCGCGCCGGATGGCCGCCGGGACGCTGCCGAGCCAGCAGCAGCCGCAGCCCTAG
- the folC gene encoding bifunctional tetrahydrofolate synthase/dihydrofolate synthase produces the protein MPRGEEPEETRRPDLADPDSFAGVDELGALAHSDDGDDERDDLEPDLDAPDAAYTVGGGSRGGIGGIGQLGDNLALGPVPDLIADEGAELHELDDEGAPAEYGDENGPQARRELMAVEAELNQRWPETKLEPSLARIQALTTLLGEPNHGYPVLHIAGTNGKGSVARMIDSLLTRMGLRTGRYTSPHLQLVTERIALDGRPVSAARYAELYQDVAPYVAMVDGASADGVPMSKFEVLTGMAFAAFSDAPVEAAVIEAGMGGAWDATNVADGQVAVITPIGLDHTDYLGPTAVDAAAEKAGIIKPGAVAVIGEQDPEVLNVLLKRAVEVDVAVARAGSEFAVLEREIAVGGQMLKLQGLGGVYDEIFLPLHGAHQAANAALALAAVEAFFGAGKDKQLVVEAVREAFAEVENPGRLEHVRAAPAVLVDAAHNPMGARALATTIADEFHFRRLVAVVGVLSDKDARGILDALEPVVSDVVVTRSSSPRSLPLEELAALAGSIFGEERVLAEPDLETAIETAIGLVEQSDDPEEPLAGGGVLVTGSVVLAGDARTLFGKGPA, from the coding sequence GTGCCGCGCGGTGAAGAGCCCGAGGAGACCCGGCGGCCGGATCTCGCCGATCCGGACAGCTTCGCGGGCGTCGACGAACTGGGCGCCCTCGCGCACAGCGACGACGGCGACGACGAACGCGACGATCTGGAACCCGACCTCGACGCGCCCGACGCGGCCTACACCGTCGGCGGCGGTTCGCGCGGCGGGATCGGCGGCATCGGACAGCTCGGCGACAACCTGGCGCTGGGGCCGGTCCCGGACCTGATCGCGGACGAAGGCGCCGAGCTGCACGAGCTCGACGACGAGGGTGCACCGGCCGAGTACGGCGACGAGAACGGGCCGCAGGCCCGTCGGGAGCTGATGGCGGTCGAGGCGGAGCTCAACCAGCGCTGGCCGGAGACCAAGCTCGAACCGTCGCTCGCCCGGATCCAGGCGCTGACCACCCTGCTCGGCGAACCGAACCACGGCTATCCGGTGCTGCACATCGCGGGCACCAACGGCAAGGGCTCGGTTGCCCGGATGATCGACTCGCTGCTCACCCGGATGGGTCTGCGCACCGGCCGCTACACCAGCCCGCACTTGCAGCTGGTCACCGAACGCATCGCGCTCGACGGCCGCCCGGTGTCCGCCGCGCGCTACGCCGAGCTGTACCAGGACGTCGCGCCTTACGTGGCGATGGTCGACGGGGCCAGCGCGGACGGCGTGCCGATGAGCAAGTTCGAAGTGCTGACCGGGATGGCGTTCGCCGCGTTCTCGGACGCACCGGTCGAGGCGGCGGTGATCGAGGCGGGCATGGGCGGCGCGTGGGACGCGACGAACGTCGCCGACGGCCAGGTCGCGGTCATCACCCCGATCGGGCTGGACCACACCGACTATCTCGGCCCGACCGCCGTCGACGCGGCCGCGGAGAAGGCCGGGATCATCAAGCCCGGTGCGGTCGCGGTGATCGGCGAGCAGGATCCCGAGGTGCTGAACGTCCTGCTGAAGCGCGCGGTCGAGGTCGACGTCGCGGTGGCGCGCGCGGGCAGTGAGTTCGCCGTGCTGGAGCGGGAGATCGCAGTCGGCGGGCAGATGCTGAAGCTGCAGGGTCTCGGCGGCGTGTACGACGAGATCTTCCTGCCGCTGCACGGCGCGCACCAGGCCGCGAACGCGGCGCTGGCGCTGGCCGCGGTCGAGGCGTTCTTCGGGGCGGGCAAAGACAAGCAGCTGGTCGTCGAGGCGGTGCGCGAGGCGTTCGCGGAGGTCGAGAACCCGGGACGGCTCGAACACGTCCGGGCCGCCCCGGCGGTGCTGGTCGACGCGGCGCACAACCCGATGGGCGCGCGGGCGCTGGCCACGACGATCGCCGACGAGTTCCACTTCCGCCGGCTGGTCGCGGTGGTCGGCGTGCTGTCCGACAAGGACGCGCGCGGCATCCTGGACGCGCTGGAGCCGGTGGTGTCCGACGTGGTGGTCACCCGCAGCTCGTCGCCGCGGTCGCTGCCGCTGGAGGAGCTGGCCGCGCTGGCCGGGTCGATCTTCGGCGAGGAACGGGTGCTCGCGGAGCCGGACCTGGAAACCGCGATCGAGACCGCGATCGGTCTTGTCGAGCAGAGCGACGACCCGGAGGAACCACTCGCCGGCGGCGGCGTGCTGGTGACCGGATCGGTGGTCCTCGCGGGGGACGCGCGCACGTTGTTCGGGAAGGGACCGGCATGA
- a CDS encoding class I SAM-dependent methyltransferase: protein MPFDHNHHYHPTLLKLLPPGPGRALDVGCGDGRFARRLAAAGMTVEGIDVSEEMLRRATAAGSPGPGTVAYRRADVTAEPLEPEAYAFISCLASLHHVPFETVTKFRTALAPGGTLAVLGCARPSRPADFAREIVAVPANVVARLVTAAADRLNGGPDPLPRAPVRMDFPFLDDVRREAVDLLPGSTVRRLVFWRYLLVWQKPADHPAVG, encoded by the coding sequence ATGCCCTTCGACCACAACCACCACTACCACCCCACGCTCCTCAAGCTCCTCCCGCCCGGCCCCGGACGCGCGCTGGACGTCGGCTGCGGCGACGGCCGTTTCGCCCGCAGGCTGGCCGCGGCTGGCATGACCGTCGAGGGCATCGACGTTTCCGAAGAAATGCTCCGCCGGGCGACCGCCGCCGGTTCGCCCGGCCCGGGCACGGTCGCCTACCGCCGCGCCGATGTGACCGCCGAGCCGCTCGAGCCGGAGGCGTACGCCTTCATCTCCTGCCTCGCCTCGCTCCACCACGTCCCGTTCGAGACCGTCACCAAGTTCAGAACCGCCCTCGCTCCCGGCGGCACTCTCGCGGTCCTCGGCTGCGCCCGCCCCAGCCGCCCGGCCGACTTCGCGCGCGAGATCGTCGCCGTCCCCGCCAACGTCGTCGCCCGGCTCGTCACCGCGGCCGCGGATCGGCTCAACGGCGGGCCGGACCCGCTCCCCCGCGCGCCGGTCCGGATGGACTTCCCGTTCCTGGACGACGTCCGGCGCGAGGCCGTGGATCTGCTTCCCGGCAGCACCGTCCGCCGGCTCGTCTTCTGGCGGTACCTGCTGGTCTGGCAGAAACCGGCGGATCACCCGGCCGTTGGGTGA
- a CDS encoding SGNH/GDSL hydrolase family protein, whose translation MRITRIVLAAIAAFALLLTTAAAASAASRHYRHYVALGDSYTSGPLIPLPRLDPLGCFRSTNNYPSMLAIGLHVDRFTDISCGGADTSNMTKPQNVPLGQNAPQFSALRPDTDLVTVGIGGNDSALFGTLIDTCPGLRASDPTGNPCQRHFTVDGVDTIKALLPKTQASIQQVLAGIHARSPHAKVLAIGYPRIAPASGYCPNVLPFANGDYAWLSSVEQALNAAVSGAVAADGKSSYVDTYRPSFGHDACQKPGVAWINGKDLNPLAAAPYHPLYAGMYGETQVIKQHLGA comes from the coding sequence ATGCGCATCACCCGGATCGTGCTCGCCGCCATCGCGGCGTTCGCCTTGCTGTTGACGACGGCGGCGGCCGCCAGCGCCGCGTCGCGCCACTACCGCCATTACGTCGCCCTCGGCGACTCGTACACGTCGGGGCCGCTCATTCCGCTGCCCCGGCTCGATCCGCTCGGCTGTTTCCGCTCCACGAACAACTACCCGTCGATGCTCGCCATCGGCCTGCACGTGGACCGCTTCACCGATATCAGCTGCGGCGGCGCGGACACCTCGAACATGACCAAGCCGCAGAACGTGCCGCTCGGGCAGAACGCGCCGCAGTTCTCCGCGCTGCGCCCGGACACCGATCTGGTCACGGTCGGCATCGGCGGCAACGACTCGGCGCTGTTCGGCACGCTCATCGACACCTGCCCGGGCCTGCGTGCCTCCGACCCGACCGGCAACCCGTGCCAGCGGCACTTCACGGTCGACGGCGTCGACACGATCAAGGCGCTCCTGCCGAAGACCCAGGCCAGCATCCAGCAGGTGCTCGCCGGGATCCACGCCCGCTCGCCGCACGCGAAGGTGCTCGCCATCGGCTACCCGCGGATCGCGCCGGCCAGCGGCTACTGCCCGAACGTGCTGCCGTTCGCCAACGGTGACTACGCCTGGCTGTCCAGTGTGGAACAGGCGCTGAACGCCGCGGTCAGCGGCGCGGTCGCCGCGGACGGCAAATCATCCTATGTGGACACTTACCGTCCTTCGTTCGGCCACGACGCCTGCCAGAAGCCGGGTGTCGCCTGGATCAACGGCAAGGACCTGAACCCGCTCGCCGCCGCGCCGTACCACCCGTTGTACGCCGGGATGTACGGCGAGACCCAGGTGATCAAGCAGCATCTCGGGGCCTGA
- a CDS encoding valine--tRNA ligase — protein MTENAPQQKTDLPGAWDPAAEEAPMYDRWVAAGYFTADASSDKPPFSIVLPPPNVTGSLHMGHALNHTLMDAMSRRRRMQGYEVLWLPGMDHAGIATQNVVERQLAGEGLSRHDLGREKFVERVWEWKAEYGGKILGQMKRLGDGVDWSRERFTMDENLSKAVQTVFKNFYDAGLIYRAERIINWCPRCHTALSDIEVDHHDDDGELVSIRYGDGDNAIVVATTRAETMLGDTAVAVHPDDERYAHLVGTEVELPLTGRKIPVVADKHVDPEFGTGAVKVTPAHDPNDFEIGRRHDLPMLTIMNERAEITVSGPFEGLDRFEARPAVVAALREQGRIVAEKRPYVHAVGHCSRCDTVVEPRLSLQWWVKVAELAKAAGDAVRDGRTKIHPAELEKRYFDWVDNMHDWTISRQLWWGHRIPVWYGPDDQVVCVGPDEQPPAGEGWTQDPDVLDTWFSSGLWPMSTLGWPGKTDDLAKFYPTSVLSTGYDILFFWVVRMMMFGVQQMDGRQPFDHVYLHGLIRDANGKKMSKSRGNVIDPLEWMDAYGADATRFTLARGANPGADMALADEWAAGSRNFCTKLWNASKFAMMNGATAAGSLPAADELTESDRWILGRLAALVSEVDGLFEDFQFAKVAGALYQFTWNELCDWYLELAKVQLYQGDSARVEATQKVLGQVLDTVLRLLHPFLPFVTEKLWIALTGGESLVIAEWPKPVEGYADPVADARVADVQKLVTEIRRFRADQGLKPGQKVAARLTGEAYPEGHSNAIRSLVRLTEPEDGFSASASLEVALAGGVVTVELDTSGTIDVAAERKRLQKDLGAAQKELAQTEGKLGNESFIAKAPAQVIEKIKVRRETAVADISRIEARLAALPAS, from the coding sequence GTGACCGAGAACGCTCCGCAGCAGAAAACCGACCTTCCGGGTGCCTGGGACCCGGCCGCCGAAGAAGCCCCGATGTACGACCGCTGGGTAGCGGCCGGGTACTTCACGGCTGACGCTTCGTCGGACAAGCCGCCGTTCTCGATCGTACTGCCGCCGCCGAACGTCACCGGCAGCCTGCACATGGGCCACGCGCTCAACCACACCCTGATGGACGCGATGAGCAGGCGCCGCCGGATGCAGGGCTACGAGGTGCTGTGGCTGCCCGGCATGGACCACGCGGGCATCGCGACGCAGAACGTCGTCGAGCGCCAGCTGGCCGGCGAAGGGCTGTCCCGGCACGACCTGGGCCGCGAGAAGTTCGTCGAGCGGGTCTGGGAGTGGAAGGCCGAGTACGGCGGCAAGATCCTCGGCCAGATGAAGCGGCTCGGCGACGGCGTCGACTGGTCGCGCGAGCGCTTCACGATGGACGAGAACCTGTCCAAGGCCGTCCAGACAGTGTTCAAGAACTTCTACGACGCGGGCCTGATCTACCGTGCCGAGCGCATCATCAACTGGTGCCCGCGCTGCCACACGGCGCTTTCGGACATCGAGGTCGACCACCACGACGACGACGGCGAACTCGTCTCGATCCGCTACGGCGACGGCGACAACGCGATCGTCGTGGCGACCACGCGCGCCGAAACGATGCTGGGCGACACCGCGGTGGCGGTGCACCCGGACGACGAGCGCTACGCGCATCTCGTCGGCACCGAGGTGGAGCTGCCGCTGACCGGCCGCAAGATCCCGGTGGTCGCGGACAAGCACGTCGACCCGGAGTTCGGCACCGGCGCGGTCAAGGTGACGCCGGCGCACGATCCGAACGACTTCGAGATCGGCCGCCGCCACGACCTGCCGATGCTGACGATCATGAACGAGCGTGCCGAAATCACCGTGTCCGGCCCGTTCGAGGGCCTGGACCGGTTCGAGGCGCGCCCCGCGGTGGTCGCCGCGCTGCGCGAGCAGGGCCGGATCGTCGCCGAGAAGCGGCCGTACGTGCACGCGGTCGGGCACTGCTCCCGCTGCGACACCGTGGTCGAGCCGCGCCTTTCGCTGCAGTGGTGGGTCAAGGTCGCCGAGCTGGCCAAGGCCGCGGGCGACGCGGTCCGCGACGGGCGCACCAAGATCCACCCGGCCGAGCTGGAGAAGCGCTACTTCGACTGGGTCGACAACATGCACGACTGGACGATTTCGCGCCAGCTGTGGTGGGGCCACCGGATCCCGGTCTGGTACGGCCCGGACGACCAGGTCGTCTGCGTGGGCCCGGACGAGCAGCCGCCCGCCGGCGAGGGCTGGACGCAGGACCCGGACGTGCTGGACACCTGGTTCTCCTCGGGCCTGTGGCCGATGTCGACGCTGGGCTGGCCGGGCAAAACGGACGACCTGGCGAAGTTCTATCCGACCAGCGTGCTGTCCACCGGCTACGACATCCTGTTCTTCTGGGTCGTCCGGATGATGATGTTCGGCGTGCAGCAGATGGACGGCCGCCAGCCGTTCGACCACGTGTACCTGCACGGCCTGATCCGTGACGCCAACGGCAAGAAGATGTCGAAGTCGCGCGGCAACGTGATCGACCCGCTGGAGTGGATGGACGCCTACGGCGCGGACGCCACCCGGTTCACCCTGGCCCGCGGCGCGAACCCGGGCGCGGACATGGCGCTCGCCGACGAGTGGGCGGCCGGCTCCCGCAACTTCTGCACGAAGCTGTGGAACGCCAGCAAGTTCGCGATGATGAACGGCGCGACCGCGGCCGGCTCGCTGCCGGCGGCGGACGAGCTGACCGAGTCCGACCGCTGGATCCTGGGCCGGCTCGCCGCGCTGGTGTCCGAAGTGGACGGGCTGTTCGAGGACTTCCAGTTCGCCAAGGTGGCCGGCGCGCTCTACCAGTTCACCTGGAACGAGCTGTGCGACTGGTACCTGGAACTGGCGAAGGTTCAGCTGTACCAAGGGGATTCCGCACGCGTCGAGGCCACCCAGAAGGTGCTCGGCCAGGTGCTCGACACGGTGCTGCGGCTGCTGCACCCGTTCCTCCCGTTCGTCACCGAGAAGCTGTGGATCGCGCTGACCGGCGGCGAATCGCTGGTGATCGCCGAGTGGCCGAAGCCGGTCGAGGGCTATGCGGACCCGGTCGCCGACGCCCGGGTGGCCGATGTGCAGAAGCTGGTCACCGAGATCCGCCGGTTCCGCGCCGACCAGGGCCTGAAGCCGGGGCAGAAGGTCGCCGCGCGGCTGACCGGCGAGGCGTACCCGGAAGGGCACTCGAACGCGATTCGCTCGCTGGTCCGGCTGACCGAGCCGGAGGACGGGTTCTCGGCGAGCGCTTCGCTGGAAGTCGCGCTGGCCGGCGGCGTGGTGACGGTGGAGCTGGACACGTCCGGCACCATCGACGTCGCGGCCGAGCGCAAGCGCTTGCAGAAGGATCTCGGCGCGGCGCAGAAGGAACTGGCGCAGACCGAGGGCAAACTCGGGAACGAGTCGTTCATCGCCAAGGCGCCCGCGCAGGTGATCGAGAAGATCAAGGTGCGTCGCGAGACCGCGGTGGCCGACATCAGCCGGATCGAGGCCCGGCTGGCGGCGCTGCCCGCGTCCTGA
- a CDS encoding MarR family winged helix-turn-helix transcriptional regulator, with the protein MTDLPPPVAESAGWIRGVVGQLHRRLRQVDNAEILTPTQTAVLHRLHREGPATQAELAAAEHVRQQSMAATLGVLDSLGYLSRTRDPADGRRTVISLSDLGTKTVVGIKQHRDEWLARALAAELSDDELETVRRALPLLQRIAQR; encoded by the coding sequence ATGACCGATCTGCCGCCTCCTGTCGCCGAGTCCGCCGGCTGGATCCGCGGCGTGGTCGGCCAGCTGCACCGCAGGCTGCGGCAGGTCGACAACGCCGAGATCCTCACGCCGACGCAGACCGCGGTCCTGCACCGGCTGCACCGCGAAGGTCCTGCGACCCAGGCGGAGCTGGCCGCCGCGGAGCACGTCCGCCAGCAGTCGATGGCCGCCACGCTCGGCGTCCTCGATTCCCTCGGCTACCTCAGCCGCACCCGCGACCCGGCCGACGGCCGCCGCACCGTGATCTCCCTGTCCGACCTCGGCACGAAGACGGTCGTCGGGATCAAGCAGCATCGCGACGAATGGCTGGCCCGCGCGCTCGCCGCCGAGCTCTCCGACGACGAACTCGAGACCGTCCGGCGCGCCCTCCCCCTGTTGCAACGCATCGCCCAGCGCTAA
- a CDS encoding MFS transporter yields the protein MTPLVASAVLNPINSTLIAVALVPIGQAFGAGPGRTAWLISSLYLATAVGQPVVGLLVDRYGARRVLLGGASVVLVAGVAGMIPISVEWLTGVRAVLGIGTCAGFPAAMAVLRRRADELGVGVPARVLSVMAMSAQTVMVIGPTLGGVLIALFGWPAIFAVNLPLAGISLALTLVWVPKDAPAVKPADPIDVAGIVLFSASLLALLCYLMAPGIGDLWLLAVAIGLAALFARVELRARRPFIDLRMLGANGAILRTYVRQALSFLAIYTIMFGYVQWLEEARGFAESVAGLLLLPMSGTAVAAAALSGRPTGVRLRLLLVSGALLAGSVALLFVGNRTALIWLLVLAALFGLAQGLTSVANQTTLYRETPAETMGTASGLFRTAQYLGAIVAATVIAQCYGGNADSGGLHRLAVVLIVTSALLLVVTAADRALLHAERRERAHNDAQ from the coding sequence GTGACCCCGCTGGTCGCGAGCGCCGTCCTCAACCCGATCAACTCGACTCTCATCGCCGTCGCGCTCGTCCCGATCGGGCAGGCGTTCGGCGCCGGGCCCGGCCGGACGGCCTGGCTGATCTCTTCGTTGTACCTGGCCACCGCGGTCGGCCAGCCGGTCGTCGGACTGCTCGTGGACCGCTACGGCGCCCGCCGCGTGCTGCTCGGCGGCGCGTCCGTGGTGCTGGTCGCCGGGGTCGCCGGGATGATCCCGATCTCGGTCGAATGGCTCACCGGAGTCCGCGCGGTGCTGGGCATCGGCACCTGCGCCGGATTCCCGGCCGCGATGGCCGTGCTGCGCCGCCGCGCCGACGAACTCGGCGTGGGCGTGCCCGCGCGGGTGCTGTCGGTGATGGCGATGTCCGCGCAGACCGTGATGGTGATCGGCCCGACGCTCGGCGGCGTGCTGATCGCGCTCTTCGGCTGGCCCGCGATCTTCGCGGTGAACCTGCCGCTCGCCGGCATTTCGCTGGCGCTGACTCTTGTCTGGGTCCCGAAGGACGCACCGGCGGTCAAGCCGGCCGACCCGATCGACGTCGCTGGGATCGTGCTGTTTTCCGCTTCCCTGCTGGCATTGCTCTGCTACCTGATGGCGCCTGGCATCGGGGACCTGTGGCTGCTGGCCGTCGCGATCGGGCTCGCCGCCCTGTTCGCCCGCGTCGAACTGCGTGCCCGGCGGCCGTTCATCGACCTGCGGATGCTCGGCGCGAACGGGGCCATCCTCCGCACCTATGTACGGCAGGCGCTGAGCTTCCTGGCGATCTACACGATCATGTTCGGCTACGTGCAGTGGCTGGAAGAGGCACGCGGGTTCGCCGAGTCCGTCGCCGGGCTGCTGCTCCTGCCGATGTCCGGCACCGCGGTGGCCGCTGCCGCCCTCTCCGGCCGCCCGACCGGCGTGCGGCTGCGGTTGCTGCTGGTCTCCGGGGCGCTGCTCGCCGGTTCGGTCGCGTTGCTGTTCGTGGGCAATCGGACCGCGTTGATCTGGCTGCTCGTGCTCGCCGCGTTGTTCGGGCTGGCGCAGGGGCTGACCAGCGTCGCCAACCAGACCACTCTCTACCGCGAGACACCGGCCGAGACGATGGGCACCGCGAGCGGGCTCTTCCGCACCGCGCAATACCTCGGCGCGATAGTCGCGGCCACGGTTATCGCGCAGTGCTATGGCGGCAACGCCGACTCCGGCGGACTGCACCGGCTGGCCGTCGTGCTCATCGTGACCAGCGCATTGCTGCTCGTCGTGACGGCGGCGGACCGGGCGCTGCTGCACGCGGAACGGCGGGAACGGGCCCACAACGACGCGCAATGA
- a CDS encoding FdhF/YdeP family oxidoreductase, producing MTREAPTGDVDEARLEVGKPKAWAAGIPGVAVSLARGVEQMGPVRTAKTLRLLNQRSGFDCPGCAWPEPRQADGEKRKLAEFCENGAKAVAEEATKRRVGREFFAAHPVSELNERTDYWLGQQGRLTEPMVLREGATHYEPISWDDAFGLIADELKALASPDEAIFYTSGRTSNEAAFVYQLLVRAYGTNNLPDCSNMCHESSGAALSATTGIGKGSVSLADLHHADLIVVVGQNPGTNHPRMLSALEQAKGNGAKVVAVNPLPEAGLMRFKNPQNVRGVIGKGTPLADEFAQIRLGGDLALFQAVGHLLLEWEDAAPGSIVDRAFVEQSTHGFEDWAKQLREIDWPETEKATGLPREQIEHIARMIATSERTIYCWAMGLTQHKHAVPTIAEIVNLALARGMIGKPGAGLCPVRGHSNVQGDRTMGVWEKMPEQFMDALDREFGITVPREHGWDTVDSIRAMLDGRGKVFFAMGGNFASATPDSERTADALKSCSLTVHVSTKLNRSHVVPGRTALILPTLGRTERDEQASGAQFVTVEDSMSQVHASRGRLAPASPELLSEVAIVCRLAARLLGDGHAVPWLSFEKDYDLIRDRIAAVVPGCHDYNRRVREPDGFVLPHPPRDSREFTGTATGKGTFTVSELEYPQVPEGRLLLQTLRSHDQYNTTIYGLSDRYRGIEDGRRVVFVHPDDLAGLGVADGEIVDLVSEWRDGDRRAPSFRAVAYPTARGCAAAYFPEANALVPLDSVAEKSNTPVSKAVVIRLEPHHHV from the coding sequence ATGACACGCGAAGCTCCTACTGGTGATGTGGACGAGGCCCGCTTGGAAGTGGGCAAGCCGAAGGCCTGGGCGGCCGGGATCCCGGGCGTCGCGGTGTCGCTCGCGCGCGGAGTGGAGCAAATGGGCCCAGTCCGCACCGCGAAGACGCTGCGGCTGCTGAACCAGCGCTCCGGGTTCGACTGCCCGGGCTGCGCCTGGCCGGAGCCGCGGCAGGCCGACGGAGAGAAGCGCAAGCTCGCCGAGTTCTGCGAAAACGGCGCGAAGGCGGTCGCCGAGGAGGCCACGAAGCGCCGGGTCGGCCGTGAGTTCTTCGCCGCCCACCCGGTGTCCGAACTGAACGAGCGCACCGACTACTGGCTGGGCCAGCAGGGCCGGCTCACCGAGCCGATGGTGCTGCGCGAGGGCGCCACGCACTACGAGCCGATCTCCTGGGACGACGCGTTCGGCCTGATCGCCGATGAGCTGAAGGCGCTCGCGAGCCCGGACGAGGCGATCTTCTACACCTCCGGCCGGACCAGCAACGAGGCCGCGTTCGTGTACCAGCTGCTGGTCCGCGCGTACGGCACGAACAACCTGCCGGACTGCTCGAACATGTGTCACGAGTCGTCCGGCGCGGCGCTGTCGGCGACCACCGGCATCGGCAAGGGCTCGGTGTCGCTGGCCGACCTCCACCACGCCGACCTGATCGTGGTGGTGGGCCAGAACCCGGGCACCAACCACCCGCGGATGCTGTCCGCGCTGGAGCAGGCGAAGGGCAACGGCGCGAAGGTCGTCGCCGTCAACCCGCTGCCCGAGGCCGGGCTGATGCGGTTCAAGAACCCGCAGAACGTGCGCGGGGTGATCGGCAAGGGCACGCCGCTGGCCGACGAGTTCGCCCAGATCCGGCTCGGCGGCGACCTGGCGCTGTTCCAGGCGGTCGGGCACCTGCTGCTGGAGTGGGAGGACGCCGCGCCGGGGTCCATTGTGGACCGTGCGTTCGTCGAGCAGTCCACGCACGGCTTCGAGGACTGGGCCAAGCAGCTGCGCGAGATCGACTGGCCGGAAACGGAGAAGGCGACCGGGCTGCCGCGCGAGCAGATCGAGCACATCGCCCGGATGATCGCGACCTCGGAGCGCACCATCTACTGCTGGGCGATGGGATTGACCCAGCACAAACACGCGGTGCCGACGATCGCCGAGATCGTCAACCTGGCGCTGGCGCGCGGGATGATCGGCAAGCCGGGCGCCGGTCTGTGCCCGGTGCGCGGGCACTCGAACGTCCAGGGCGACCGGACGATGGGTGTCTGGGAGAAGATGCCCGAGCAGTTCATGGACGCGCTGGACCGCGAGTTCGGCATCACCGTTCCGCGCGAGCACGGCTGGGACACCGTCGACTCGATCCGCGCGATGCTGGACGGGCGCGGCAAGGTGTTCTTCGCGATGGGCGGCAACTTCGCCTCCGCCACCCCGGATTCGGAACGGACCGCGGACGCGCTGAAGTCCTGCTCGCTGACCGTGCACGTGTCGACCAAGCTCAACCGGTCGCACGTCGTCCCCGGCCGCACCGCGCTGATCCTGCCGACGCTCGGCCGCACCGAACGCGACGAGCAGGCTTCGGGCGCCCAGTTCGTCACGGTCGAGGATTCGATGTCGCAGGTGCACGCCTCCCGCGGGCGGCTGGCCCCGGCGAGCCCGGAGCTGCTGTCCGAGGTCGCGATCGTCTGCCGGCTCGCCGCGCGCCTGCTCGGCGACGGGCACGCGGTGCCGTGGCTGTCCTTCGAGAAGGACTACGACCTGATCCGCGACCGGATCGCCGCCGTGGTGCCGGGCTGCCACGACTACAACCGGCGGGTCCGCGAGCCGGACGGGTTCGTGCTGCCGCACCCGCCGCGCGATTCGCGGGAGTTCACCGGGACGGCAACCGGCAAGGGCACCTTCACGGTGTCCGAACTGGAGTACCCGCAGGTGCCGGAAGGCCGGCTGCTGCTGCAGACGCTGCGCAGCCACGACCAGTACAACACCACGATCTACGGGCTGTCCGACCGCTACCGCGGCATCGAGGACGGCCGCCGCGTGGTGTTCGTGCACCCCGACGACCTGGCCGGGCTGGGCGTCGCAGACGGCGAAATCGTCGACCTGGTCTCGGAATGGCGTGACGGGGACCGCCGGGCGCCGAGCTTCCGGGCGGTGGCCTACCCGACGGCGCGGGGCTGCGCGGCGGCTTACTTCCCGGAGGCCAACGCGCTGGTGCCGCTGGATTCCGTCGCGGAGAAGTCGAACACGCCGGTGTCGAAGGCCGTGGTGATCCGGCTGGAGCCGCACCACCACGTCTGA